The Mucilaginibacter gracilis genomic interval TTTAGTTTAAACTATTAACCGGATGAAATTTACTGTTTTTTGCTTTGCGCTGATGATGGCCGCCTGCACGGCCTTGGCCCAAAAAGCTAACGATGCCCTGCTGTTGGATATGTACCAAAACCAACGCTATATGGAAGCCGCCAATTACCTAAAAAGCGTGTACCCCGAGCCTGTAAGCGATATGAAGGTACTTTCGCGCCTGGCTTATACCTACCAAATGGCTGGCAAACTGCCCGATGCAATTGGTTATTACCAGCGCATGTATTTGCAAGATAGCACCAACGTGCCCGTGCTGTTTAACCTGGCCTCCCTAAATGCCACGCGCGACAACAATGCCCAGGCACTTTTTTACTATCAAAAAATAATAGCTGTTGATAGCCTTAATTTTTCGGTAAACAAACGCCTGGGCAATATGTACAGCTTAAAGCTGGATACCGTTAATGCGCTTAAATATTTAACCCGGGCCAACAAAATTGACGCCGACGAGCCGGAGGTTGCCGTGCAGCTTAGTGCATTTTTACTACTGGGCAATAAAAACAAGGAGGCCGACGCGGTTTTGCGCAAGTCCCTTGCTGCCGATACTACCAATATTATTTTGATACGCGCCCTCATGAAACTGAGCTATGCCACCAAAAAGTACCCGCAAACCATAAAATATGCCAACACGCTGCTGGCCCTTGGCGATGATAATGCCGATATTTATAACAAAATGGCATCGGCATATTACGAGCTTAAAAATTATGCTTGCTGTATTGAATGGTTTATGGAGCTGCCCAGCATTTACCAAACCGAACGTACTTTTTACCTTACGGCCGAGAGCTACAAAAAGTTAAAAGATTATAACAAGGCCCTTGAGTATTTTAACCAGGTGCTGCTGCAAAGCATATCCGACAATACATACGCCTATTACAGCGAAATTGCCGATACCTACCAAACCATGCACAAGCTAAAACCTGCCACCGTTAATTACCAAAAAAGCTTGTTTTTTAAAGAGAAACCCATGGTTTTTTACAGCCTGGCCAACCTTTATGATACCGACCTGCACAACAAGCGCGACGCCATTAAATACTACAAAAAGTACTTGGAAACTAACCCACCCGCTAAAGACAAAGATTATATTACCTATGTGCAAAGCCGCATTAAAATACTGCAAGCCAAATAATTTTTAAATACCGAATACTTAGAGCCTGTTTAAATTTCATTCACAAATAATTATAACAATAAAAACATCAATTCCGCCGCGGCATTGCGAGGCACCAAGCAATCTCTACGCAGGGCAAACAGACTTACAGAGCCACTCTGTATAGTTTAGAGATTGCTTCGTACCTCGCAATGACGCTCGTTTGGGTATTTTTAAACAGCGTCTTAAACGCCGCTATCGCGATGGTATAAAGCAATATCGCGGAAGCAGGCAAACATGCTTGCATGGCAGCTTTTGTAGGATATAAAAAATACTTCTGCAATATTGCGCGGAAGCGATGTTTATTTATAATAATAAACTTTAAAAGGCGGCCCACCTCTGTTACCTTAAAATTAATAATTTAACATGTGTTATAAATTTGGTTAATTTGCAAGCATAACTGAACTTATACATGCGTTATCAAACTTCAAAATTTTTATGCCTGCTTGGTATGGCGGGTTTATTACTGGTTGGCAACGGCAGTGCAAATGCACAGGCCCCCGCCGCAGCCGATTCTATTAAATACAATCACCTCGATTTGTTTGGCCCTATCACCTGGCCAACTCCGGGTTCGCAACTGCGGTCGCCGGGTGGTTTTCCGGGTGTACAGTACTGGCAAAACCGTGCCGATTATCACATTAAAGCATCCCTAACCGAAGGCACTCAGGATACTACCATCACCGGCGAGGTTACCATATTATACACCAACAACAGCCCCGATAAGTTAGATTACCTGTGGATGCAGCTAGATCAAAACCTGTTTAAACCAGGTTCGCGCGGGGCATCAACCACGCCGGTTGAGGGCGATAGGTTTGATGTTAAGGGCTTTGCCCGCGGCGGTTACCATATTGCAAGTGTAACGGTTACTTATTTAGATAAAAGTTATACCGTAAAACCTGTAATAAGCGATGCCCGTATGCAGGTGCGCTTAAACACGCCGCTTGGTGGCAAGGGCGATAAGGTGCAGGTTAAAATAAATTACAGTTTCTCGATACCCTTTTACGGTGCCGACCGCATGGGCCGCAAAAAGTTTAAAGATGGTTACGTGTACGAGATAGCCCAATGGTACCCGCGCATGTGCGTTTACGATGATGTGGAAGGCTGGAACACGCTACCCTACATGGGCCTTGGCGAGTTTTACTGCGAATATGGCGATTTTGATTATTACATAACCGCACCATCAAACATGCTGGTTGTTGGCTCGGGTGATTTGCAAAACCCCGCCCAGGTGCTTACCGCTACCCAAAACCGCAGGCTTGATGCCGCCCGTGGCAGCGATAAAACCGTGATGATTATTAACCCGCAGGAAGCAACCGCGCAAGCATCCGTACCGGCAATGGGTGCTACAAAAACCTGGCACTTTAAAATGCTGAACAGTCGCGATGTATCGTGGGCGGCATCAAAGGCGTTTATTTGGGATGCAGCCAAGGTTGATTTCCCTTCGGGCCGCAAGGGCATTGCCATGTCGGCCTACCCGGTAGAAAGCTACGGTGCCGACGCGCACGAAAGCTGGGGCCGATCAACCGAGTACTTGAAATACAGTATGGAAATATATTCGGGCGAGTATTACGAATATCCGTGGAATTCGGCAGTAAGCGTTTCGGGCGTTGCCCTGGGTATGGAGTATCCGGGTATTATTTTTTGTTTGGATAACCTGAAGGGTAAAGATTTATGGGGCGATATTACGCACGAAATTGGCCACAACTGGTTCCCGATGATTGTTGGCTCAAACGAACGCAAATACATGTGGCTCGACGAAGGTTTTAACACCTTTATCAACCAATACTCAAGTCTGCATTTTAATAACGGCGAGTATGGCGATACCGTTTCGCGCCCGGCCCGTACACTAATCAGGAGCCTGGTACGCAACCAGGACCCTTTAATGACGGCATCCGAAGCCATGAACCTGCGCGATTATGGTTTGTATTACGTAAAAACATCGTTAGGCCTTGATATGCTGCGCAACGTTGTGCTTGGGCACGATAGGTTTGATTACGCTTTTCATAACTATATTAAAAACTGGGCTTTAAAACACCCAACACCTTACGATTTTTTCCGCGCCATGAACAGTGCCAGCGGCGAAGACCTTAACTGGTTTTTTAAGGGCTGGTTTTTTACCACCTGGAAACTTGACCAGGCCATTAGCAGCGTAAAATTAGTTACCGAGGGCAAACCCGAAAACGGTGTTTTAATAACCCTGGTAAATAAAGAAAAACTGGCCATGCCCGTTGATTTAAAAATTGTACAGGCCAACGGCAAAACCGAAACCCTGCACCTGCCCGTAGAGGTGTGGCAACGCGGCGCCATCTGGACGTTTAAGTACCCATCAACCAGCACCATAGAAAGCATTACCCTTGACCCGGATAAGCAGTTACCCGATGTTGACCTTACCAATAACGTTTACAAGGCATCAAAATAAAACTTAAATTGAAGTAAAAAACCGGGGGCGATGTTTAAAATATCGCCCCTTTTTATTTCGGTATAAACCAGGTTATTATCTTTATAAGCAAATTTCTTTCAAAATATATAAAGCAAAATAGTACAATATCAAATAATTATTTTACCTTTAATCGTTCTACGTGATAAGTTGATGAGTAAAAAAATAATTGTTATTGAAGATAATCATGATATTTTAGATATGATTGCCTATATTTTAGAGGATGAGGGGTACGAAGTAATATCATCGTTAGATGCCGAACCGCTAAAAGATATTGAAACCCACAAACCCGATTTGGTTTTATTAGACGATTGGCTGGCCGATGGTTATGGCCACCAGTTATGCGCACAATTAAAAGCAAACCCGGCAACCAGCAGCATCCCGGTATTGCTGGTATCATCTGTACAAAACCTTAACGAACTTGCCAAACAAAGCCGCGCCGATGGCTTTATACGCAAACCATTTGATATAGATTACCTTATTGATACGGTTAAACAACACCTAAAGGCTTAATTTTACTGCCGCCCGGCAATGAGAGTAAGTTAAGAACGGAACCAATATCGAACACTGAATTTTGAATGTAGAACACCGAAATTTACTTCATTATTAAGAGTCTGTTTAAATTTCATTCACCGATAATTATAACACGTAAGCAAAGTGGCTACGCAGAGCGGACATACCTCCGTGCGGCTGCTTCATTCTTCGCGCAAGTTTTTCTATCACTTTGTCGTTGCGAGCGATAATTTTAATGATTGAAGGGTTGAGTGATCGAAGGATTGAATTTAAATGATTTATTGGGAAAAATATAATTACATTCACTCACTCAATCCTTCAATCACTCAATCCTTCAATCATTATCGTAATAGCCAAAAACACTATCTGCGGTTGCGATACTCTTTTTGCAGTTGGCGGGCGGTTTTGGTGCTGCCGTTGTGGCTCCAGCCGGGTGGCTTAAAAAGGTATTTTAGTTTGGTGCCTACGCCCGGGGCCTGGCGCATATCGGCAATAAGGGCCCGCCATTCGTGGAAAATGATATTTACCGGGCCCATATCTTCGGGTTGGTGTGTGAGGCCGTAGCGGGTTGGTTCGGGCAGGTTTTCGGCCTGGTAGGTGCCAAAAAGCCTGTCCCATATAATTAATACCATGCCCATATTTTTATCCAGGTAGGGTATGTTTGATGCATGGTGAACGCTGTGCAACGATGGGGTTACAAAAATATAACCGTACCATTTGGGCAAACTTATTTTATATTGCGTGTGCACCAAATTGCCGTAAAGCTGGGTTACCAGGTAGGCATACAAAATATCTAAGGCGTTAAAGCCCATCAGCGCAAGCGGCAAATAAAAAAACACGCGGTACAAAGGCTCAAACACCGTACTGCGGAAGCCAACGGTAAAGTTAAAATGCTGGCTGCTGTGGTGCGTTACGTGCATGGCCCAAAACAGGCGGCAGTAATGGCCAGTATAGTGCAGCACCCAGTACAAAAAATCCTGAACTACAATGAGCACTACCCAATACAGCACGGGGTTGCTAATGGTAAACAGCCTAAACTGCCAGGTAAAATTTAATACAAAAAAGGTAGCACCTTTTACCGTTAGGTTTAGGCAAAAGGCAAGGCCGGTAAGGTAAAGGTTGTTAAGGGTATCGCGCTTTTGGTAAAATTTGCGGTTTTCGCGGTAGCTGAGTATCATTTCAACAAGCGTTAAAACAACCAGCATGGCCAGCAAAAAAACAGCTGCTTTATCTCTTAGCTCAAACCCTGGCATATTCTAACTGTGCATAGTATCGTAAACTATCGCAAAGTTCGTCATCTGTACAAATATTATCAATACGGCAGTCGCCAATTTTTGTTAATAATGAACAGTTAATTTTGCCGCCCTGGTTTTTTTTGTCTTTTTTCATAATGTTGCGCAACTCCACAAAGCTTGCTTCTTTAACCTGGTATTTACCGTAAATGGCAAGCAGGGTGCTCACAATTTCGTCTAAATCGGCGGCAGGCAAGTCGCATTTTTGGTGTGATAGCCAGGCTTCGCATATCATACCGGCGGCAATAGCTTCGCCGTGGGTTAGCGGGTTTTTATCATGATCTAACGAGTAACTCTCCAACGCGTGGCCAATGGTGTGGCCAAAGTTTAATATTTTGCGTTGGCCGCGTTCGGATGGGTCTTCGGTAACAACCTTGTTTTTTATAACTGCGGATTGATAAACCAATTCGGCTTCGGGTTTTTCCAAATTGCTGTTTTTTAGCGCGTGCCAGTAATCGGCATCGGCAATAAGGCCATGTTTAAGCATCTCGGCCGTTCCCGATTTAATTTGCCTTGCGGGCAGCGTTTCTAAAAAAGCGTGCTCAATAAACACCGCCTTGGGCTGCGTAAAGGTGCCAATAATGTTTTTAAGGTTATCAATATCGATACCCGTTTTGCCGCCTATGGAAGCATCAACCTGCGATAGCAGCGTGGTGGGGATGTGTATAAAATCGATTCCGCGTTTATAGGTTGAAGCGGCAAAGCCTCCCAAATCGGTAACTACGCCGCCGCCTAGGTTAATAAGCAGGCTGTTACGGTCGGCATCAAAATCAATCAGCATTTTCCAAATGCCGATGCAAAAATCAATAGTTTTACTTTCTTCTCCGGCACTAACCTCTAATAAATCGTAATTATCGGGGTTAACCTTGTCGGTGATCAAAGGCAGGCAATGCAGAGCTGTATGCTCGTCGGTAAGGATAAAAAAGCGCGAATACTTGCCATCCTCGATAAATTTATCAAGTTTTTCGGCAATGCTGTTAAAATATATAGGGTAACTAATGCTGTCTATTTGCTTCATAATGTGGTAACTAAAACGCTTTACGGGTTCAAAATTATTTTACTAAAATTTTTTTCCCGTTAAACTCTACTATATCGCCAACTTTTACCTTGAGGCGTTTGCGGGTATCAACCTGGCCATTGTATAGCACTTGGCCCTCACTTACAACAATTTGCGCTTCGCCGCCGGTTTGCACCAGGTTTGTGGCCTTTAATAGCTGTATAAGAGGTATGTATGGGCCGGTTAAAATAAATTCGATCATCAGGCGGCAAAAATAAACTATTCGCTGAATAATGAGTTATATAAAAACGCATTTTATAAATTTGCAGTATGCTAATCCAAAACAATACCGACCCGCGTGAGGGGAATCCACTTTCTTTTGAAAACACCGAAGTAGCTTTCCGCCATACCTCAAACAGCGATTTAAACCGCGCCTGGTGG includes:
- a CDS encoding tetratricopeptide repeat protein, producing the protein MKFTVFCFALMMAACTALAQKANDALLLDMYQNQRYMEAANYLKSVYPEPVSDMKVLSRLAYTYQMAGKLPDAIGYYQRMYLQDSTNVPVLFNLASLNATRDNNAQALFYYQKIIAVDSLNFSVNKRLGNMYSLKLDTVNALKYLTRANKIDADEPEVAVQLSAFLLLGNKNKEADAVLRKSLAADTTNIILIRALMKLSYATKKYPQTIKYANTLLALGDDNADIYNKMASAYYELKNYACCIEWFMELPSIYQTERTFYLTAESYKKLKDYNKALEYFNQVLLQSISDNTYAYYSEIADTYQTMHKLKPATVNYQKSLFFKEKPMVFYSLANLYDTDLHNKRDAIKYYKKYLETNPPAKDKDYITYVQSRIKILQAK
- a CDS encoding RNA-binding S4 domain-containing protein, with product MIEFILTGPYIPLIQLLKATNLVQTGGEAQIVVSEGQVLYNGQVDTRKRLKVKVGDIVEFNGKKILVK
- the aroB gene encoding 3-dehydroquinate synthase, which encodes MKQIDSISYPIYFNSIAEKLDKFIEDGKYSRFFILTDEHTALHCLPLITDKVNPDNYDLLEVSAGEESKTIDFCIGIWKMLIDFDADRNSLLINLGGGVVTDLGGFAASTYKRGIDFIHIPTTLLSQVDASIGGKTGIDIDNLKNIIGTFTQPKAVFIEHAFLETLPARQIKSGTAEMLKHGLIADADYWHALKNSNLEKPEAELVYQSAVIKNKVVTEDPSERGQRKILNFGHTIGHALESYSLDHDKNPLTHGEAIAAGMICEAWLSHQKCDLPAADLDEIVSTLLAIYGKYQVKEASFVELRNIMKKDKKNQGGKINCSLLTKIGDCRIDNICTDDELCDSLRYYAQLEYARV
- a CDS encoding M1 family metallopeptidase → MRYQTSKFLCLLGMAGLLLVGNGSANAQAPAAADSIKYNHLDLFGPITWPTPGSQLRSPGGFPGVQYWQNRADYHIKASLTEGTQDTTITGEVTILYTNNSPDKLDYLWMQLDQNLFKPGSRGASTTPVEGDRFDVKGFARGGYHIASVTVTYLDKSYTVKPVISDARMQVRLNTPLGGKGDKVQVKINYSFSIPFYGADRMGRKKFKDGYVYEIAQWYPRMCVYDDVEGWNTLPYMGLGEFYCEYGDFDYYITAPSNMLVVGSGDLQNPAQVLTATQNRRLDAARGSDKTVMIINPQEATAQASVPAMGATKTWHFKMLNSRDVSWAASKAFIWDAAKVDFPSGRKGIAMSAYPVESYGADAHESWGRSTEYLKYSMEIYSGEYYEYPWNSAVSVSGVALGMEYPGIIFCLDNLKGKDLWGDITHEIGHNWFPMIVGSNERKYMWLDEGFNTFINQYSSLHFNNGEYGDTVSRPARTLIRSLVRNQDPLMTASEAMNLRDYGLYYVKTSLGLDMLRNVVLGHDRFDYAFHNYIKNWALKHPTPYDFFRAMNSASGEDLNWFFKGWFFTTWKLDQAISSVKLVTEGKPENGVLITLVNKEKLAMPVDLKIVQANGKTETLHLPVEVWQRGAIWTFKYPSTSTIESITLDPDKQLPDVDLTNNVYKASK
- a CDS encoding response regulator, which translates into the protein MSKKIIVIEDNHDILDMIAYILEDEGYEVISSLDAEPLKDIETHKPDLVLLDDWLADGYGHQLCAQLKANPATSSIPVLLVSSVQNLNELAKQSRADGFIRKPFDIDYLIDTVKQHLKA
- a CDS encoding sterol desaturase family protein, yielding MPGFELRDKAAVFLLAMLVVLTLVEMILSYRENRKFYQKRDTLNNLYLTGLAFCLNLTVKGATFFVLNFTWQFRLFTISNPVLYWVVLIVVQDFLYWVLHYTGHYCRLFWAMHVTHHSSQHFNFTVGFRSTVFEPLYRVFFYLPLALMGFNALDILYAYLVTQLYGNLVHTQYKISLPKWYGYIFVTPSLHSVHHASNIPYLDKNMGMVLIIWDRLFGTYQAENLPEPTRYGLTHQPEDMGPVNIIFHEWRALIADMRQAPGVGTKLKYLFKPPGWSHNGSTKTARQLQKEYRNRR